In one Pseudomonas sp. R84 genomic region, the following are encoded:
- a CDS encoding J domain-containing protein, producing MDCWSVLHLHDDAETRDIKRAYARLLKTFRPDEDAEGFQRLREAYEQALAIARWRLENAEPADEDDVAVATASSAFAALAVDAALANKHSHRQNPSWDFADLDVPPVNPAAPEPFAPPAKDDVLPVEPLPAAPDTEAYALEAQAARQLLEGLSPENLGERWDQAQQQGCAKAFERLLLQLCFEQPQLRSPVLHWAVEQLGWLGPWQDVLMNDHQRDQLAESLLADYRNALQALLESQSEREFLNVLKRYSAQPWLQVFDRREQWQQTLLHLLNDTEWSVPLFDRIGQLFGWDHNKGLHPQPDWLWDALIERCDQESFYDNLRAKAESDRMWAADVQAAHLLINPLKPLQQKKIIDGFGQNEWQACHDLSENLKWRFPELLARLPYADVFYWRRFFPRPIAAETWVRVWAAIALALCLFYLGLEKRDTANLIFIPMIFACVPVWFFRFALSWWVVLTAHVIVPDLWLTEGLIPRKWNPDTHWLVIRHGIPQVVMLLLFSLMLGPLGALTYVGTLLIGLVHKRRIGSLDPELSHSRPWLTALHWAHFSPLQLLFLVVMTAITAASRLGFSLSQLMPG from the coding sequence ATGGATTGCTGGTCGGTGCTGCACCTGCACGATGACGCTGAAACCCGCGACATCAAGCGCGCCTATGCGCGCCTGCTGAAAACCTTCCGCCCCGATGAGGATGCCGAAGGTTTCCAGCGCCTGCGTGAAGCCTACGAACAAGCGCTGGCGATTGCCCGGTGGCGCCTTGAAAACGCTGAGCCTGCGGACGAAGACGACGTCGCCGTGGCCACGGCTTCCAGCGCCTTTGCCGCGCTGGCGGTCGATGCTGCACTGGCAAACAAACACAGCCACCGGCAAAACCCGTCGTGGGATTTTGCCGATCTCGACGTTCCGCCCGTCAACCCGGCAGCCCCCGAGCCTTTTGCGCCGCCGGCGAAGGATGATGTTTTGCCTGTCGAGCCACTGCCGGCGGCCCCGGACACAGAGGCGTATGCGCTTGAAGCGCAGGCCGCACGGCAACTGCTTGAGGGGCTATCGCCCGAAAACCTCGGCGAGCGTTGGGATCAGGCGCAACAGCAAGGCTGCGCCAAGGCCTTCGAAAGGTTGTTGCTGCAATTGTGTTTTGAACAGCCGCAACTGCGCAGCCCGGTGCTGCACTGGGCCGTCGAGCAACTTGGATGGTTGGGGCCGTGGCAGGACGTTCTGATGAATGATCATCAGCGCGACCAGCTCGCCGAAAGCCTGCTGGCCGATTACCGAAACGCCTTGCAGGCGCTGCTCGAAAGCCAGAGCGAACGCGAATTTCTCAACGTGCTCAAACGCTACAGCGCTCAACCGTGGCTGCAGGTATTCGATCGCCGCGAACAATGGCAGCAAACCCTGCTGCACTTGCTCAATGACACCGAGTGGAGCGTGCCGCTGTTCGACCGCATCGGCCAACTGTTCGGCTGGGATCACAACAAAGGCCTGCACCCGCAACCGGACTGGCTCTGGGACGCCTTGATCGAACGCTGCGATCAGGAAAGCTTCTACGACAATCTGCGCGCCAAGGCTGAAAGCGACCGGATGTGGGCGGCCGACGTGCAAGCGGCGCATCTATTGATCAATCCGCTCAAGCCCCTGCAGCAGAAGAAGATCATCGACGGCTTTGGCCAGAATGAATGGCAGGCCTGCCACGATCTGTCGGAAAACCTCAAATGGCGCTTCCCGGAACTGCTGGCGCGCTTGCCCTACGCCGACGTTTTTTACTGGCGGCGGTTTTTTCCACGGCCCATCGCTGCCGAAACCTGGGTACGCGTGTGGGCGGCCATTGCCTTGGCTCTTTGCCTGTTTTATCTGGGCCTTGAGAAAAGAGATACCGCCAATCTGATCTTCATTCCGATGATCTTTGCCTGCGTACCGGTCTGGTTTTTCCGCTTTGCACTGAGTTGGTGGGTGGTGCTCACGGCCCATGTGATAGTCCCCGACCTGTGGCTCACCGAAGGACTGATTCCACGCAAATGGAACCCTGACACGCACTGGCTGGTGATACGTCACGGGATCCCGCAGGTGGTCATGCTGTTGCTGTTTTCGCTGATGCTCGGGCCGCTGGGCGCGCTCACTTATGTCGGCACGCTGCTGATAGGACTGGTGCACAAACGCCGTATCGGTTCGCTCGATCCGGAGCTGAGCCACAGCCGTCCTTGGCTGACCGCACTGCACTGGGCGCACTTCAGTCCGCTGCAATTGCTGTTTCTGGTGGTCATGACCGCGATCACGGCGGCCAGCAGACTCGGCTTTTCGCTCAGTCAACTCATGCCCGGCTAG